In Flammeovirgaceae bacterium 311, one DNA window encodes the following:
- a CDS encoding hypothetical protein (COG1943 Transposase and inactivated derivatives), with protein sequence MSRYEKYSQNPRRLQGFDYRSEGLYFITICTKDRLPYFGKVESGEMILSVEGQVVQDCWTRISDHFPKVFLGEFVVMPNHMHGLIGIERSEPSLHHVDACIDATEAAADKNRLMAHRSPKAGSVSRIIGSFKSASTNKIRALGTTDFNWQPRFHDRITRNQQELEKIENYIITNPIKWTDDRFHI encoded by the coding sequence ATGTCCAGGTATGAGAAATATAGCCAAAATCCCCGGCGCCTGCAGGGGTTTGATTATAGATCTGAAGGACTATATTTTATTACCATCTGCACTAAAGATCGCTTACCATATTTTGGCAAGGTAGAGTCAGGTGAAATGATATTATCTGTAGAAGGTCAGGTTGTGCAGGATTGTTGGACTAGAATTTCAGATCATTTCCCCAAAGTATTTTTAGGAGAATTTGTGGTAATGCCGAATCATATGCATGGACTTATAGGAATAGAAAGGTCAGAGCCATCACTCCACCACGTCGATGCATGCATCGACGCTACAGAGGCAGCTGCAGATAAAAACCGGTTGATGGCCCATCGATCACCAAAGGCTGGATCTGTTTCCAGAATCATAGGATCTTTCAAATCTGCCAGCACTAATAAAATCAGAGCCTTGGGCACAACAGATTTTAACTGGCAGCCCAGATTCCACGACCGCATTACCAGAAATCAGCAGGAGCTGGAAAAAATTGAAAATTACATCATCACCAATCCTATAAAATGGACTGACGACAGATTTCACATCTAA
- a CDS encoding hydrophobe/amphiphile efflux-1 (HAE1) family transporter (COG0841 Cation/multidrug efflux pump), with amino-acid sequence MVISIVLVLVGLLAMMNLPVTQYPDISPPVVSVSANYTGADAQTVEQTVATPVETQINGTPGMAYITSTNTSTGQMNMSVTFEVGTDIEIATLDVQNRASIAQPSLPEEVRRLGVTVRKRNPSIMMVIGIFSPNGTHDTKYLDNYTNIFVRDALLRVQGVGDINALGQDFSMRIWLQPDRLAQYGISAGEITGAIQEQNLQVAAGTVGATPQSPDQTFQYPITVTGRLQTQEEFGDIVVRSNPADGSIVYLRDVARIEFGQFDYGRSSTINGNPSAILLLYQAPGSNALETADGVYAALEQMKKGFPADVDYIVSFETVSVVEVSIREVVQTLLEALALVILVVFLFLQSWRATLIPILAIPVSIIGTFIFFIPLGFTINTLTLFGFVLAIGIVVDDAIVVVEAVQHYIDHEGISAKEATRKAMKDITAPVIAIALILAAVFIPVGFIPGIVGRLYQQFAITIAISVLISAFVALTLTPALCSLMLKPMKVNKQSKGLNKFFYKFNGWFGRTTDKYSRGVRKSISATPLVLVLLACIYAGTVGLFATKPTGFIPTEDEGRMFIAAELPEGASATRTRALLAEMGEILADHPAVRTYTAIGGLNAINFSFKSNSGTIFLQLQPWSERKDPELQLQGVMASLNQRFAAIKEANIRVVAPPAIPGLGQSGGFSFMLEQRTAGDIRELEQVMGQFLGAANERPEIAMAYSFFNTRTPGYHLEVDREKAKRLGVSVSDVYTTMATYMGSRYVNDFTRYGRNFRVVAQADTSYRMDIESLRQYYVMNRQGESVPLSALVTHRVVENPAVISHYNLFRSVEIMGAAAPGYSSGQALQALQEVAAQVLPASYGYDFSGLSREELSAGDSTIYIFSLSIILVLLLLAALYESWSVPFSILFAIPLGMFGAILALTFLPKLDNNVYAQIGMITLIGLAAKNAILIVEFAKERVDRGMELIEATIEAVILRLRPIIMTSMAFILGVVPLVLASGAGAVSRQTIGWVVIGGMLAATFLAIFVVPVLFVVITRLAYGKRGLAELQAKGNNGPDIDEGGDPYYVNKH; translated from the coding sequence ATGGTAATCTCCATTGTATTAGTGCTGGTAGGTTTATTAGCCATGATGAACCTGCCGGTTACCCAGTATCCGGATATATCGCCGCCGGTGGTATCGGTATCGGCTAACTATACCGGAGCCGATGCACAAACGGTAGAGCAGACCGTTGCCACCCCCGTAGAGACCCAGATCAACGGTACGCCGGGCATGGCCTACATTACCTCTACCAACACCAGCACCGGGCAGATGAACATGAGCGTTACCTTTGAGGTAGGCACCGACATTGAAATTGCCACGCTCGATGTGCAGAACAGGGCCAGCATAGCCCAGCCCAGCCTGCCCGAAGAGGTACGGCGCCTGGGGGTAACCGTACGGAAAAGGAACCCGAGCATCATGATGGTAATCGGTATTTTCTCCCCGAACGGCACCCACGACACCAAATACCTGGACAACTACACCAACATCTTTGTGCGCGATGCACTGCTGCGTGTGCAGGGGGTTGGCGACATCAACGCCCTGGGGCAGGACTTCAGCATGCGCATCTGGCTGCAGCCCGACAGGCTGGCGCAGTACGGCATTAGTGCCGGCGAAATAACCGGCGCTATCCAGGAGCAAAACCTGCAGGTAGCGGCCGGTACCGTTGGTGCCACGCCGCAAAGCCCTGATCAGACTTTCCAGTACCCCATAACGGTAACGGGCCGTCTGCAAACACAGGAAGAGTTTGGCGATATCGTGGTGCGCAGCAATCCTGCCGATGGCTCTATTGTATACCTGCGCGATGTGGCCAGAATTGAGTTCGGCCAGTTTGACTATGGCCGTTCCTCTACCATTAATGGAAATCCATCTGCCATTCTGCTCCTCTACCAGGCTCCGGGCAGCAATGCCCTGGAAACGGCAGATGGCGTATATGCCGCCCTGGAACAAATGAAAAAGGGTTTTCCGGCCGATGTGGATTATATTGTTTCCTTCGAAACGGTTTCGGTGGTAGAGGTTTCTATCCGGGAGGTGGTGCAGACACTCTTAGAGGCACTTGCGCTGGTAATCCTGGTGGTGTTCCTGTTCCTGCAAAGCTGGCGGGCTACCCTAATCCCTATTCTGGCTATACCGGTTTCCATTATCGGTACCTTTATCTTCTTTATTCCGCTGGGCTTTACCATCAACACCCTTACCCTGTTCGGTTTTGTACTGGCCATTGGTATTGTGGTAGATGATGCCATTGTGGTGGTAGAGGCAGTGCAGCACTATATAGATCACGAGGGCATCTCAGCGAAAGAAGCTACCCGCAAGGCCATGAAAGATATTACCGCTCCGGTAATTGCCATTGCCCTGATCCTGGCAGCGGTGTTTATTCCGGTTGGTTTTATACCGGGTATTGTAGGCCGCCTGTACCAGCAGTTTGCCATCACCATTGCTATTTCTGTTCTTATTTCCGCTTTTGTGGCCTTAACCCTCACGCCAGCCCTTTGCTCGCTGATGCTAAAGCCCATGAAGGTGAACAAGCAGTCTAAAGGCCTGAATAAGTTCTTCTACAAATTCAATGGCTGGTTTGGCAGAACCACCGACAAATACTCCCGCGGGGTAAGAAAAAGCATTAGTGCCACACCGCTGGTACTGGTGCTGCTGGCTTGTATTTATGCCGGTACGGTTGGACTCTTTGCCACCAAACCGACAGGCTTTATTCCTACTGAAGACGAAGGCCGTATGTTTATTGCCGCAGAGCTGCCGGAAGGTGCCTCTGCAACCAGAACCCGGGCTCTTCTGGCAGAAATGGGCGAGATCCTTGCCGATCATCCGGCTGTCAGGACCTATACTGCCATTGGCGGACTGAATGCAATTAACTTCTCTTTTAAGTCAAACAGCGGTACTATTTTCCTTCAGCTACAGCCATGGAGCGAGCGCAAGGATCCTGAACTGCAGCTACAGGGCGTGATGGCCTCGCTCAACCAGCGTTTTGCAGCCATCAAAGAAGCTAACATACGGGTGGTGGCGCCTCCGGCCATTCCGGGCCTGGGGCAATCAGGTGGCTTTAGCTTTATGCTGGAGCAACGCACCGCCGGCGATATCCGCGAGCTGGAGCAGGTAATGGGCCAATTTCTGGGTGCCGCTAACGAGCGGCCCGAGATTGCCATGGCCTACAGCTTCTTCAACACCCGCACCCCGGGTTACCACCTGGAGGTGGATCGTGAAAAAGCAAAAAGGCTGGGCGTAAGTGTTTCAGATGTATATACCACCATGGCTACTTATATGGGCAGCCGCTATGTGAACGACTTTACCCGCTACGGCCGTAACTTTAGGGTGGTGGCCCAGGCCGATACCTCCTACCGGATGGATATTGAAAGCCTGCGGCAGTATTACGTGATGAACCGGCAGGGCGAATCTGTTCCTCTAAGTGCCTTGGTAACCCACCGGGTGGTGGAGAATCCTGCGGTGATCTCGCACTATAACCTGTTCCGCTCGGTAGAAATCATGGGCGCTGCCGCGCCAGGCTACAGCAGTGGGCAGGCCCTGCAGGCGCTGCAGGAAGTAGCTGCGCAGGTGCTCCCCGCCAGCTATGGCTACGACTTCTCAGGCCTAAGCCGCGAAGAGCTATCAGCAGGCGACAGCACCATCTATATTTTCTCGCTGTCGATCATCCTGGTACTGCTGTTGCTGGCAGCTCTGTATGAAAGCTGGTCGGTGCCGTTCTCCATCCTGTTTGCCATTCCGCTGGGTATGTTCGGGGCCATTCTGGCGCTAACCTTCCTGCCCAAGCTGGATAATAACGTATACGCCCAGATTGGTATGATTACCCTAATTGGTCTTGCAGCCAAAAACGCCATCCTGATCGTAGAGTTTGCCAAAGAGCGGGTAGACCGGGGTATGGAGCTGATCGAAGCCACCATTGAAGCCGTTATCCTGCGCCTGCGCCCCATCATCATGACCTCCATGGCCTTCATCCTGGGTGTGGTGCCGCTGGTACTGGCCTCCGGAGCAGGTGCCGTATCCCGCCAGACCATTGGCTGGGTGGTAATCGGTGGTATGCTCGCCGCTACCTTCCTGGCCATCTTTGTGGTGCCGGTATTGTTTGTGGTGATCACCCGCCTGGCCTACGGCAAAAGGGGACTTGCCGAACTGCAGGCAAAGGGAAATAACGGGCCAGATATAGACGAAGGCGGCGATCCTTACTATGTAAACAAACACTGA
- a CDS encoding acriflavin resistance protein (COG0841 Cation/multidrug efflux pump): MKISEYAVKNYQFTLVIFLMIVALGVTTLLTMSRSEDPEMEAPQFPVVIIYPGTSPQDMEELVVDPLEKRITEFEDIKKVKSTINDGVAVISVFYKYESNVDEKYQELIREVNSMRQELPKDIYSIDVKKVRPADVNILQLGLISENASRQSMRLQAEALQKELEKVQALKDVDIWGLPEEIVRVDLRLEKLANLRIPLNAVLGSVQSEMTNIPGGSVEAGSKSFNIKTGGNYKSLEEIANTVVYSGGGKNILLKDVADVHYDHEEDKHITRLNGHRAVFITAAQKSGNNISQVQEQYKHILEAFAKTLPGNIELVQNFDQADNVNRRLGSLGIDFAIAILLVSITLLPLGGRAALIVMISIPLSLAIGLVMLNVMGFNLNQLSIVGLVVALGLLVDDSIVVVENIERWLREGHSRLNAAILATKQIGLAVVGCTATLIIAFMPLVFMPEGAGDFIRSLPMAVISAVFASMLVSLTIIPFLSSRILKEHAGHPEGNMFMRAMQKLIHGSYAPILDRALKRPVVTVLIAAAVFGGSLMLFPVIGFSLFPTSEKPQFLVDVVTPLQTNISYTNQVAKEVEKELAQIPEVKYYATNVGKGNPRIYYNVIQENERTDFAQIFVQLQEDVSLPRKLEITEALRQRLNNYAGARIEVKNFEQGPPMTAPIEVRLQGNNLDTLRAQAARVEQLLKNTQGTMYVKNPVTNLKSDLKVDVNKEKARMLGVNAAEVARTVRLAIAGIPMGTYSDSDGEDRTVLITTPKEERASLSAFDHLFVNNQQGTAIPLRQIADLKLESSPVTIDHQDKHRMVTVSAFVQKDFLLDRVLDNVIEQMDAMPLPEGYSYTMGGEIESRQESFGGFGSVVLVTVFMFIAVLVLEFKTFKSTLIVLSVIPLGVVGAVLALWLTGNTLSFVAIIGLIALAGIEVKNSILLVDFTNQLRQEGRGLEEAIREAGEVRFLPIILTSMTAIGGLIPIAISSNPLISPLAIVLIGGLISSTLLSRIVTPVVYKLIPPKVELEEEKKTASKLVPALA, translated from the coding sequence ATGAAAATATCAGAATACGCCGTTAAAAATTACCAGTTTACGCTCGTTATTTTCCTGATGATCGTGGCGTTGGGAGTAACTACGCTGCTTACCATGTCGCGGAGCGAAGATCCAGAAATGGAAGCACCCCAGTTTCCCGTTGTGATCATCTATCCCGGCACCAGTCCGCAGGATATGGAAGAGCTGGTGGTAGACCCGCTGGAAAAGCGCATTACCGAGTTTGAGGATATCAAGAAAGTGAAAAGCACCATTAACGATGGGGTGGCTGTGATATCAGTATTCTACAAGTACGAAAGTAATGTGGATGAAAAGTACCAGGAGCTGATCCGGGAGGTAAACAGCATGCGCCAGGAGCTGCCCAAAGATATCTACAGCATTGATGTGAAAAAGGTAAGGCCTGCAGATGTGAATATTCTGCAGCTGGGGCTGATCTCTGAAAATGCCTCCCGCCAAAGCATGAGGCTCCAGGCAGAAGCCCTGCAGAAGGAGCTGGAGAAAGTGCAGGCCCTGAAGGATGTAGACATCTGGGGCCTGCCCGAAGAAATCGTGCGTGTGGACCTGCGGCTGGAAAAGCTTGCCAATCTGCGCATCCCCCTGAATGCAGTGCTGGGCAGCGTGCAGAGCGAAATGACCAACATTCCGGGTGGTAGTGTAGAAGCTGGCAGCAAGTCGTTCAACATCAAAACCGGCGGTAATTATAAATCGCTGGAGGAGATTGCCAATACCGTTGTCTACTCCGGCGGCGGTAAAAACATCCTCCTGAAGGATGTGGCCGATGTGCACTACGATCATGAGGAGGATAAACATATTACACGCCTCAACGGACACCGTGCTGTGTTTATAACGGCTGCACAAAAATCAGGCAACAATATTTCGCAGGTGCAGGAGCAGTATAAGCATATACTGGAAGCCTTTGCCAAAACACTGCCTGGCAATATAGAGCTGGTGCAGAATTTCGACCAGGCCGATAATGTGAACCGTCGCCTGGGCAGCCTGGGTATTGATTTTGCCATTGCCATTCTGCTGGTATCCATTACGCTGCTACCCCTGGGCGGACGGGCAGCCTTGATCGTGATGATCTCCATACCACTTTCCCTGGCCATTGGCCTGGTGATGCTAAATGTAATGGGCTTTAACCTGAACCAGCTAAGCATAGTGGGCCTGGTGGTGGCCCTGGGCCTGCTCGTAGATGACAGCATTGTGGTGGTAGAAAACATAGAGCGCTGGCTGCGGGAAGGCCACAGCCGCCTGAATGCCGCTATCCTGGCCACGAAGCAGATTGGTCTGGCCGTGGTAGGCTGTACGGCTACCCTGATCATCGCCTTTATGCCACTGGTATTTATGCCCGAGGGTGCCGGAGATTTTATCCGCAGCCTGCCCATGGCAGTGATCAGTGCTGTATTTGCCTCCATGCTGGTATCGCTCACCATTATTCCGTTCCTCTCAAGCCGCATCCTAAAAGAGCATGCCGGCCATCCAGAGGGTAATATGTTCATGCGTGCCATGCAAAAGCTGATTCATGGCAGCTATGCGCCCATTCTGGATCGTGCCCTGAAGCGCCCGGTGGTAACGGTGCTTATTGCTGCCGCCGTTTTTGGTGGTTCCCTGATGCTATTCCCGGTTATTGGCTTCAGCCTTTTCCCAACTTCTGAAAAGCCGCAGTTTCTGGTAGATGTGGTAACCCCGCTTCAAACCAATATCAGCTATACAAACCAGGTGGCCAAAGAGGTGGAAAAGGAGCTGGCCCAAATACCGGAGGTGAAGTACTATGCCACCAACGTAGGCAAGGGCAATCCGCGCATCTACTACAATGTGATTCAGGAAAACGAGCGCACCGACTTTGCCCAGATCTTTGTGCAGCTGCAGGAGGATGTAAGTCTGCCCCGCAAGCTGGAGATCACTGAAGCCCTGCGCCAGCGGTTGAATAATTATGCAGGTGCCAGGATAGAGGTGAAAAACTTTGAGCAGGGGCCGCCCATGACGGCTCCCATAGAAGTGCGCCTGCAGGGCAATAACCTGGATACCCTGCGCGCACAAGCCGCCAGGGTAGAGCAACTGTTGAAGAATACCCAGGGCACCATGTATGTAAAAAATCCGGTGACCAACCTGAAATCTGACCTGAAGGTAGACGTCAACAAGGAAAAAGCACGTATGCTGGGAGTAAACGCTGCAGAGGTGGCACGCACGGTACGCCTGGCCATAGCCGGTATTCCGATGGGTACTTATTCTGATAGTGATGGCGAAGACCGTACGGTACTCATCACCACTCCAAAGGAGGAGCGGGCATCGCTTTCAGCATTCGATCACCTGTTCGTGAACAACCAGCAGGGTACCGCCATTCCCCTCAGGCAGATTGCAGACCTGAAGCTGGAGTCCTCACCGGTCACCATCGACCACCAGGATAAGCACCGCATGGTAACCGTATCGGCCTTTGTGCAGAAAGATTTTTTGCTGGACCGCGTGCTGGACAATGTGATTGAGCAGATGGATGCCATGCCACTGCCGGAAGGCTACAGCTACACCATGGGCGGGGAAATAGAGTCCAGGCAGGAGTCATTCGGGGGCTTTGGCAGTGTGGTGCTGGTAACGGTTTTCATGTTCATAGCCGTGCTGGTGCTGGAGTTCAAAACCTTCAAGAGTACGCTGATTGTGCTGTCGGTAATTCCGCTGGGCGTAGTAGGTGCCGTGCTGGCTCTCTGGCTCACTGGCAATACCCTGTCTTTCGTCGCCATTATTGGCCTGATTGCCCTGGCGGGGATAGAGGTAAAGAACTCCATTCTGCTGGTAGATTTCACCAACCAGCTGCGGCAGGAGGGAAGAGGACTGGAAGAGGCCATCCGTGAGGCCGGTGAAGTACGCTTCCTGCCCATCATCCTCACCTCCATGACGGCCATCGGCGGCCTGATCCCCATCGCCATCTCCAGCAATCCCCTCATCTCACCCCTGGCGATTGTGCTGATCGGCGGCCTGATCAGCTCAACGCTGCTCTCGCGCATCGTTACGCCGGTGGTGTATAAACTGATACCGCCTAAGGTGGAACTGGAGGAGGAGAAGAAGACAGCCAGCAAGCTGGTACCTGCTTTGGCCTGA